The following are from one region of the Cervus canadensis isolate Bull #8, Minnesota chromosome 21, ASM1932006v1, whole genome shotgun sequence genome:
- the LOC122423619 gene encoding heterogeneous nuclear ribonucleoprotein A1-like isoform X1, with amino-acid sequence MSKSESPKEPEQLRKLFIGGLSFETTDESLRSHFEQWGTLPDCVVMRDPNTKRSRGFGFVTYATVEEVDAAMNARPHKVDGRVVEPKRAVSREDSQRPGAHLTVKKIFVGGIKEDTEEHHLRDYFEQYGKIEVIEIMTDRGSGKKRGFAFVTFDDHDSVDKIVIQKYHTVNGHNCEVRKALSKQEMASASSSQRGRSGSGNFGGGRGGGFGGNDNFGRGGNFSGRGGFGGSRGGGGYGGSGDGYNGFGNDGGYGGGGPGYSGGSRGYGSGGQGYGNQGSGYGGSGSYDSYNNGGGGGGFGGGSGSNFGGGGSYNDFGNYNNQSSNFGPMKGGNFGGRSSGPYGGGGQYFAKPRNQGGYGGSSSSRSYGSGRRF; translated from the coding sequence ATGTCTAAATCAGAGTCTCCCAAAGAGCCCGAACAGCTGCGGAAACTCTTCATCGGAGGATTGAGCTTTGAAACAACTGATGAGAGTCTGAGGAGCCATTTTGAGCAATGGGGAACGCTCCCAGACTGTGTGGTAATGAGGGATCCAAACACCAAGCGCTCCAGAGGCTTCGGGTTTGTCACATACGCCACGGTGGAGGAGGTGGATGCGGCCATGAATGCAAGGCCGCACAAGGTGGACGGAAGAGTTGTGGAACCAAAGAGGGCCGTGTCAAGAGAAGATTCTCAAAGACCTGGTGCCCACTTAACTGTGAAAAAGATTTTTGTTGGTGGCATTAAAGAAGACACTGAAGAACATCACCTGAGAGATTATTTTGAACAGTATGGAAAAATTGAAGTAATTGAAATCATGACTGATCGAGGCAGTGGCAAAAAGAGAGGCTTTGCTTTTGTAACCTTTGATGACCATGACTCTGTAGACAAAATTGTCATTCAGAAATACCACACTGTGAATGGCCACAACTGTGAAGTGAGAAAAGCCCTGTCTAAGCAAGAGAtggctagtgcttcatccagccagagaGGTCGAAGTGGTTCTGGAAACTTTGGTGGTGGTCGTGGAGGTGGTTTTGGTGGGAATGACAACTTTGGTCGTGGAGGAAACTTCAGTGGTCGAGGTGGCTTTGGTGGCAGCCGTGGTGGTGGCGGATATGGTGGCAGTGGGGATGGATATAATGGATTTGGTAATGACGGTGGTTATGGAGGAGGCGGCCCTGGTTACTCTGGAGGAAGCAGAGGCTATGGAAGTGGTGGACAGGGTTATGGAAACCAGGGCAGTGGCTATGGCGGGAGTGGCAGCTATGACAGCTATAACAACGGTGGAGGCGGAGGCGGCTTTGGCGGTGGTAGTGGAAGCAATTTTGGAGGTGGCGGAAGCTACAATGATTTTGGCAATTACAACAATCAATCTTCAAATTTTGGACCCATGAAAGGAGGAAACTTTGGAGGCAGAAGTTCTGGCCCCTATGGTGGTGGAGGCCAATACTTTGCCAAACCACGAAACCAAGGTGGCTATGGTGgttccagcagcagcaggagctaTGGCAGTGGCAGAAGGTTTTAA
- the LOC122423619 gene encoding heterogeneous nuclear ribonucleoprotein A1-like isoform X2, with product MSKSESPKEPEQLRKLFIGGLSFETTDESLRSHFEQWGTLPDCVVMRDPNTKRSRGFGFVTYATVEEVDAAMNARPHKVDGRVVEPKRAVSREDSQRPGAHLTVKKIFVGGIKEDTEEHHLRDYFEQYGKIEVIEIMTDRGSGKKRGFAFVTFDDHDSVDKIVIQKYHTVNGHNCEVRKALSKQEMASASSSQRGRSGSGNFGGGRGGGFGGNDNFGRGGNFSGRGGFGGSRGGGGYGGSGDGYNGFGNDGSNFGGGGSYNDFGNYNNQSSNFGPMKGGNFGGRSSGPYGGGGQYFAKPRNQGGYGGSSSSRSYGSGRRF from the exons ATGTCTAAATCAGAGTCTCCCAAAGAGCCCGAACAGCTGCGGAAACTCTTCATCGGAGGATTGAGCTTTGAAACAACTGATGAGAGTCTGAGGAGCCATTTTGAGCAATGGGGAACGCTCCCAGACTGTGTGGTAATGAGGGATCCAAACACCAAGCGCTCCAGAGGCTTCGGGTTTGTCACATACGCCACGGTGGAGGAGGTGGATGCGGCCATGAATGCAAGGCCGCACAAGGTGGACGGAAGAGTTGTGGAACCAAAGAGGGCCGTGTCAAGAGAAGATTCTCAAAGACCTGGTGCCCACTTAACTGTGAAAAAGATTTTTGTTGGTGGCATTAAAGAAGACACTGAAGAACATCACCTGAGAGATTATTTTGAACAGTATGGAAAAATTGAAGTAATTGAAATCATGACTGATCGAGGCAGTGGCAAAAAGAGAGGCTTTGCTTTTGTAACCTTTGATGACCATGACTCTGTAGACAAAATTGTCATTCAGAAATACCACACTGTGAATGGCCACAACTGTGAAGTGAGAAAAGCCCTGTCTAAGCAAGAGAtggctagtgcttcatccagccagagaGGTCGAAGTGGTTCTGGAAACTTTGGTGGTGGTCGTGGAGGTGGTTTTGGTGGGAATGACAACTTTGGTCGTGGAGGAAACTTCAGTGGTCGAGGTGGCTTTGGTGGCAGCCGTGGTGGTGGCGGATATGGTGGCAGTGGGGATGGATATAATGGATTTGGTAATGACG GAAGCAATTTTGGAGGTGGCGGAAGCTACAATGATTTTGGCAATTACAACAATCAATCTTCAAATTTTGGACCCATGAAAGGAGGAAACTTTGGAGGCAGAAGTTCTGGCCCCTATGGTGGTGGAGGCCAATACTTTGCCAAACCACGAAACCAAGGTGGCTATGGTGgttccagcagcagcaggagctaTGGCAGTGGCAGAAGGTTTTAA